A segment of the Synechococcus sp. MU1643 genome:
AGGGCGTCCACATGCTGAGCGGAGGTCTTCATCAGCAGTTGCACCTCATGGGACACCTGCAGTGCCCCCTCCCAGCAATAGAACGACTGAACGGGGTGGATGGACACACAAGCCACGAGATGGCGCTCCAGCAAGGCCTCAGCCAGCTGTTGGGCGCGTTCAGCATTCGTTTCCGTGGTCAGGGCCAGCACGAGCCCACTCTCTTCAATCACGCTCAAGCCGATCGATCAGGCTGCTGACATCCTCGACACACTCCACCCCATCGGGGGGGGATGGACGCCGCAACAGCAGCAAGCTCAGCCCCAGTTCCCTGGTGAGTTGATGCCAGAGCTGTTCCGTCACACCACCGGACTGGCGGCAGAGCACCACCCCAATGTCCCAGCGACGGCAGAGGGAGCGCTCGATCGCCCCGGGCACCTCCCCCTGCAGGGGGCGCACCACGGCCAGGTGATCAGGGGGCAGCCCTGCCCGCAAGGCCGAGCGCAATCCATCGGGGGACGGAAGTGCACGGCCATAGGGGATGGCTCCGGCGCGGCGCACAGCAGCAGTCAAGGCCGGAAGATGACGACCTCCAATGGCCAGAAGCAGTCGCTGGTCATTGAGCGGCTGGGCGGCCAATGCCTCGGCATCCTCCAGCAGAGAGGCCGCTCCCAGCGGTTCAAGGCGCCGCTCATAACGCAGCAGCGGTTGGCCGAGATCCGCACAAGCCGTGACCAGGTCATGGCTGACCCGAGCCGCAAAGGGATGCGTGGCATCCACCACCCAACGGAAAGGGCCCGACTGGTGCAGAGCTCCCGTCATTCCGACAATGCCCTGCAGGGCACCGATCGAGATCCGCTCCAGTGGCAGTCCTGCGTAGGCCTTCGCTGCAGTTGCAGTCACCACACTCACGCTCACACGCCAATTACGGCGGTAGAGCTCCTGCACCAAGCGCGGCCCTTCGCCGGTTCCAGCCAGCAGCAGCACACGACGCTGGTCATTCGCGGGGCCTTGCATCAGGATGTGCGCCGTCACCAGCTCAAGCCATGAACCATTGCGTTCTCGAAGTGGAGGTTATCGACGCACCGACGGTTCGATACACCCAGGACAACCAGACTCCCATTGCGGAGATGGCCGTGCGCTTTGATCCCCTTCGGGAGGGTGATCCACCAGGAGAATTGAAAGTGGTGGGCTGGGGCAACCTGGCCCAGGAGCTGCAGAACCGTGTGCAGACCGGTCAGCGGCTGTTGATTGAAGGTCGACTGCGGATGAACACCATGCCCCGGGGCGATGGCATGAAGGAAAAACGGGCTGAATTCACCCTGGCTCGGCTTCATCCAATCGGTGCGGCAGCCACAGGCGCACCCGCATCCGGCAACCCCTCAGCCCCGGCCCCAAGCCGCCAGGCCCCCGCGGCTGCGCCGACAAAAGTGGCGAAAGAGCCTGAACCGGCAAGCTGGAATGCTGCACCCCTGGTCCCCGACACCGACGACATCCCCTTCTGAATCAGAGGACGCTCGCAGGTGGGAGCAACTCAACGACCAGCTTCGTCCTGCAGTTCTGAGGCTCGGGTAATCAGTTGCCCGAGCTCCCGTTCAAGTGCGGCAAGGTCCAGCCGCAGCTCGGGCCAGCGACCACCATCAATCTGCTGCAGCAACCAGCTGCGATCACGGTCGAGCTGCTGGAGCAGATCATCCATGCCGGTCGACGATGGATCAAGCATCTAGCTCGGAGCAGTGGATCTCCATCCTGATGGCCTAGAGGTCAAAATGACGATCAAGCCAAGGCCTTCATGAAGGATTTCTTCTCCCCCGGCAGCCTCGTCACCATCGCCGGAGGCGTGCTGACTGTGATCGGTGCTACCGCTTACGCCACGGGAAGCGCCAACCTCAGCCTGCCCACGATTTTCTACGGAATCCCGATTTTGTTGGGGGGACTGGCCCTGAAATCGTCGGAGCTGCCACCAGCCATCCGGATAACACCGATCAAGACCTTTCAAAAAGAACGCGAAGCTGCAGCACCTGAACTGGGCAAGTTGCTCGGCGATGTGACGCGATGGCGCTATGGCCAGAAGGCCCATCTGGAGTCGTCTCTAGAAGCGCTCAAACTTTGGGACGAGGACACCCCGCCGCAGTTGGAGGAGATCGAAGAGCTGCATTCCGACAGCGGCTACGGCCTACGGATGCGTTTCCTGCTGGGAGCCGTCCCCCTCGAGCGCTGGCAAGAGCGGCAAGAGCGGCTCGGGCGTTTCTTCGCCAAGGGGATGCGAGCGGAACTCAAGGAACTGGATCAGCAACGGCTGGACGTTCTTCTGCTTCCAGCTGGTGACGTCTAAGCCATGGCCGAATCCACCCAAAACAACGATGACGCCCTCAGGGTTTCGGTGCTCAGCGAAGCCCTTCCTTACATCCAGCGCTTCGCCGGTCGGCGCATCGTGATTAAGTACGGCGGAGCTGCCATGGCCCATGCCGAACTGCGTGCTGCCGTCTTTCGCGACCTGGCTCTGCTGGCCTGCGTTGGGGTACAACCCGTCGTGGTTCATGGAGGCGGGCCCGAAATCAACCAATGGCTCCAGCGTCTGGAAATCCCCGCCGAATTCCGCGACGGACTGCGCGTCACCGACGCCGACACCATGGACGTGGTGGAAATGGTGTTGGTGGGCCGCGTCAACAAGCAGATCGTGAATGGGCTCAATCAGCTCGGCACCCGTGCTGTTGGTTTGAGCGGAAGTGACGGAAGCCTTGTGGAGGCACGCCCCTGGGGGGACGGCAGCCATGGTCTGGTGGGGGACGTTGCCCGCGTCAATCCCGATGTGCTCGAACCCCTGCTGGAGAAGGGTTATGTGCCCGTCATTTCCAGCGTTGCCGCAACCCCCGATGACGGACAAGCCCACAACATCAATGCCGATACGGTGGCTGGAGAGCTGGCGGCGGCCCTGGACGCCGAAAAATTGATCCTGCTGACCGACACCCCCGGCATCCTTGAAGACCGGGACGATCCCGACTCCCTGATCCGCAAACTGCGCCTCTCAGAGGCGAGACAGCTGATCGAGGACGGCGTGGTCGCAGGGGGCATGACGCCAAAAACGGAATGTTGCATCCGTGCCTTGGCCCAGGGCGTGTCAGCCGCCCACATCATTGATGGTCGGGTTCCCCATGCCCTCTTGCTCGAAGTCTTCACCGACGCTGGCATCGGCACCATGGTCGTGGGAAGCGGCTGAAGGGTGAGCGAGCAGGACGCAGCACTGGACCTCTCCGAAGCGGAGGCAGCCCTAGAGCGCGGGGACTACGGCCTGGGTCTGGAGCTGCTTCTCCCCCTAGCGGAGCAACACCCGATCAATAGCCCAGAGGGGCCTGGCCTTCGGCTCCTGATGATCACCGCCTGGATGGGCCAGGGGCAAGACGACAAAGCCATCGCCACCTGCAGGCTGCTGAGTCGCTGCCGTGATCCCAAGTTGCGCCAGCAAGCCAAACAACTGCTTGGGGTTCTTGAAGCCCCCAGCCTGGATCGTCCGGAAAGCTGGTCGATGCGGATGCCGCAACTGGAGCTGAATGGCTCCGGCAGCGGGCAGACCTCCACCATGCGGCGGCGGCGGTCGCGGCGTCCCGAACCCCCGCCACCACCACCAACGGGTCCGACGCGTTCACCCGGGGCGGGTTTCGCCGTGCTGGTGATGGCGGTTCTGCTGGGGATAACGCTGTTGCTGAGTGGCTGCGTCCAAATCGAGGCTGATCTCGACCTTCGCGGCCCGGATCGACTGGCCCTCACTTGGGACATGCGGAGCACCCAGGAACGCCCGCTGCCCTGGCAGGAGCAATTCGAGCGAGACCTGCAACGGGAGGTGCCCGGGTTGAAGATCGAACAAACAGGCCCAGGACGCCAAAAAATCAGCAGCCGTGTTGTGTCATCGCACGAGCTGGCGCAACAAATGGCCGCCGTGGTTGCCGTGGCTGGTCGCGCGGCTGGAGTCTCACTCCCCGCACCGGTACTCAAGCTCGAAGAACGCAACTGGCTGCTGGGGGTTCAGCAGCGCCTGCAGCTGATGGTGGACCTCAACGATCTGCCCGAGATCCCTGGGCTCGACGTTCATCTGAGCCTCAACCATGGGCGGGTTGAGCGCACGGCTCTTTCCGGCACCACCACCGAAGTCAGCTGGCAGGGCTGGCGCTGGAATCCGCTTGGCCTGGGGGCCGTGGTGATCCTGATGCTGTTGACCAGCAGCATGGTGCTGCAGGTGGTACGGCGGAAACTGGGCTTTGGCTTCCCAGAACTGCCCTCTTGATCAAAGCTGCTGCGGATCTGGATCGACAGTGAGCGCCACACCCTTGGGCAAGCCATCCCAGAGGGCCTGCCCCGGAGGCAATGGAAGCGAGGAGCCCGCCGGACCGTGCAGCAACAACTGCCATCGGCTCCGGCCAGCCACCCGGGCCACCGGGGCCGGGGCCGGACCCAACAGCCACCAGCTCTGGCGCTGACAAATCGGCCGGATCCGCTCCGCCAGAACCGCTGCTGCTGTTGCTGTTGTGCTGGGGGAATCTCCAGACAATCGCAGCAGACAAGCGCGACTGAAGGGCACCAGACCGGCTTCCTTGCGGAGGGCCACTTCCTGGGAGAGGAACGCTTCATAACGACCATCCACCAGGTGTTGAATCACCGGGTGCTCTGGGGTGTAGGTCTGCACCAACACCTGCCCCGGTCGCTCACCTCGACCGGCACGGCCCGCCAACTGCAACAGCAACTGCAGAGCCTGCTCTCCTGCGCGGAGATCTGGGCGGTGCAGCAGCCCATCCGCCGCGAGTACCGCCGCCAGGGTGACCCGCGGCAGATCCATCCCCTTGGCCAGCATCTGCGTGCCGATCAAGACATCGGCTTCTCCGGCAGCAAAACGGTCCAACAGGCGTCGATGGCCATCACGCCCCCCGGTGGAATCGCGGTCAAAGCGGAGCAAGCGAAGACCTTCGAGCTCCTGGGAGAGCAGTTCCAACACCTTCTGGGTACCAGCCCCAAAGGGTTTAAATGCCGTTGAACCACAGTGACTGCAACGGTTCTCCAGGTCCTCACGATGGTCACACCAATGGCATCGCAGCCACTGACGTCCGCCCTGGCCGCCGTGAACGGTGAGCGCCACATCGCAGTGGGGGCACATCACCACCTCGCCGCAACTGCGGCAGCTCAAAAAGGGGCTGTACCCCCGCCGAGGAACCAAAACTACGGCCTGTTCGCCCTGCTCCGGCAGCGCCGCAAGACGATCCATCAAGGCACGACTGACCAGACGCTTGTGTCCTTCGGCCAGCTCATGGCGCATGTCGATGACATGAACAGGAGGTAGGGCCTGCCGGGAAATCCGCTCGGTCAGGCGCACCAAGGTCAAGGCACCTTCGGGGCCCGATTGAATCCAGCTCTCGAGCGACGGTGTGGCGCTGCCCAGCACAAGCCGTGCCTGTTGCATCACAACCCGGTCCAAGGCCAGGTCGCGGGCGTGATAGCAGGGCATCGGAGCGTCTTGCTTATAAGAGCTGTCATGCTCCTCATCAAGCACGACCAGCCCCAGCGGCTTCAATGGCACGAACACAGCGGAGCGGGTCCCCACCACCACCAACGGCTGTTCGTCAGCAAGACATCGGCGCCAGGTTCGAACCCGTTCGGCGTTACCACAACCGCTGTGGTATTCGACGACGCGCGAGCCAAAGCGTTTGTGGCAGCGGTCGACGAGTTGGGGTATCAATCCGATCTCGGGGGTGAGCAGCAGAACGTGCCGGCCCCGCTCCAGCTCCTGAGCAGCCAATTGGAGATACACCTCGGTCTTACCGGATCCGGTGATTCCCCAGAGCAGCAGTCCACGCCCCGGAGAAAGCTGTTGGTAGGCATCGACCACGGCCTGCTGCTCAGCTGTCAAAGCCTGGGGGCACTCCTTGGAGCCAGCACCATCTGAAGAAACCTTGTCTTCAAAACGACGCTGCTCACGTTGCAGGTAGCCCTGCTGGATCAGGGGGGGCAGCAATTGGGCACCAAACCCACCAGCCACCAGGTCCCGTTGCCAAACGCCATTGCCCTGGCCTTCCAACCAAGCCAGAAGCTCCCGCTGGCGCGGGGTGGGTTGGTCAACAGCATCAGGGGTGACACGAGCCTGAATCCACCACATTTGACGCCCACCAGCTAGGGAACGCTGGCCTGCCTGACCAATCCAGCCCGCCGGCAGAGCCGCCTTCAAGGTGCGGAAGACACTGAGATGGCAACGGTCCGCCACCCGTTCCAGCCAGCTGTACCACTCCGAATCGACAGCAGCTCGCTGCAGGAGTGATTCCACCGGTTGCAACTCATGAGCATCCTGCTCAGCCCACTCCCTCTCCGCCACTACCAGCCCATGCATGGCTCGACCCCGGAGGCGCACCCGCACCAGATCTCCAGGCATCAACCCCATGGTGGGATCTGCGGCATAGCTGAAGGACCGCCCTTCCCGCCCGACCTCCAGCCAGACCTCAACGCATCGCTGAAAATGCGACAGGACCTTGCGTACTTCGGAAGACTTCATTAACGTAGGGAGGTTGGGCAATTACTGCCAACCCTGCGCTCGATCCAGAGGGAAGACACAGAGTCTGAAGTCAAGGTCTTTTTCCTTGCCACTTTGACCGGTCTGAGACCACCCCGGACAGCACAGAGACAATCAGTCCAAGCGTTTCGTCGACTCGTGGACACCACCGTCAAACCATGAACTCCGTCTCAGCGTCAGCTGCGTCCTTCCCTTTCGCTTGAACGAAAGTTTGTGGTTTTGGCTTTTGCCGCTGGTGTGTTTCTGCCGCTTTTGCGTTTCCCCTTCATCCGACTTCGACTAACACCATGACCCCAGCTGCCACCAAAGCTGCCAAGCCGAACATTGTTCTTCTGGCCAATGCTGACGGCAAGGTGAAGGAAGTCGCCAAGGATTCCGACAAAGAGGCCAAAAAGGCCCCCGCACGCCGACGAACCAGCAAGGCGAGCGCAAAGGACCTGAGCGCAGCGGCCGACGAACTGCTGGCCGCTGCGGATCAAGCCAAGCCTTCGGGAACCACCAAAAAGGCTGCGGCGAAAAGCACCAAGGCCAAAACCACCACTAAAAAGGCCACAACAAAGAAAAAATCCACCAAAGCCTCGACAGCCAAAGCAGCTGCATCGAAACCAACCGCCGAAGAGAAAGCCAAAACCGCAGCCGCTGAGAAGGAAGCCAAGGCCAAAGCCCTGGCCAGCATCAAGATCGGTCCCAAGGGCGTTTACACAGAAGACTCCATCCGGGTCTATCTGCAGGAAATCGGGCGGATTCGATTGCTGCGGCCTGACGAAGAGATCGAATTGGCCCGCAAAATTGCCGATCTTCTTTATCTCGAGGAGCTGGCTTCTCAATTTGAAAGTGACAACGGCCGGGAACCCGACAACAAAGAGTGGGCGGCCCTGGTGGAAATGCCGCACATCCGCTTCCGCCGGCGCTTGATGCTGGGCCGACGGGCCAAGGAAAAGATGGTGCAATCCAACTTGCGCCTGGTCGTCTCGATTGCCAAGAAGTACATGAATCGGGGCCTGAGCTTCCAAGACCTGATTCAGGAAGGAAGCCTTGGCCTGATTCGGGCAGCCGAAAAGTTCGACCACGAAAAGGGCTACAAGTTCTCCACTTACGCCACCTGGTGGATTCGTCAGGCAATCACACGAGCCATTGCCGACCAGAGCCGCACCATCCGCCTGCCGGTGCACCTCTACGAAACGATTTCCAGGATTAAGAAAACCACCAAGGTTCTCTCTCAGGAATTCGGCCGGAAGCCAACGGAAGAGGAAATCGCCGAATCGATGGAAATGACCATCGAAAAACTGCGCTTCATCGCCAAGAGTGCCCAGCTGCCGATCTCCCTGGAGACCCCAATCGGCAAGGAAGAGGATTCCCGCCTGGGCGATTTCATCGAAGCCGATATCGAGAATCCCGAGCAGGACGTTGCCAAAAACCTGCTTCGTGAAGACTTGGAGGGTGTTTTGGCCACCCTCAGCCCCCGCGAACGCGATGTGCTGCGCCTGCGCTATGGCTTGGACGACGGCCGGATGAAAACCCTCGAGGAAATTGGCCAGATTTTTGATGTGACCCGTGAACGGATCCGTCAGATCGAAGCCAAGGCCCTGCGCAAATTGCGCCACCCCAATCGCAATGGGGTGCTCAAGGAATACATCAAGTGAGCCTGAAGCATCGCTGAAAAGCGCTGCTACGACTAAATTTCTAGATATAGCCTTGACAAATAAACGCTGAGGTACCTCAATTAGTACCTCAGCTCGTACCTCACCCTGGCTTCTGCACCGTTCCGCTACGCCTGGAAAAAGGGCAACGCTTGGTGGTTCAAGCGGCGGGTACCTACCAGTTGCAGAGAGGCCTTAGGCACCGCCCAATGGGCGTACAGGCTCGGTTCGATCAACGACGAAAACGGCTGTCGAATCAAAGCGGCGGAATACGAGCGGAAAACCAATGAGCTGATCAGCACGATCACGAGCGAAGTGCCGCCGTCACCAGCAGCCGTGGAGCTGCTGGCACGGCGCATCGCCGCAAAGAGCAACAACAGGCGTTTGGACGTGCCTGAAGGCATTGCTGGTGAGTCGACGCTGCTGCTGAACAAGGCCAAGCGCTCAGCCATCGCTCAACACCTGAAAGACGACACGGCAGTGGTGCCGCTTGAGGCGGCACCAACAACCGTCGAACTGACGAAAGGCGAAGACGGCGGCGTCCGACTCGCAACGCAACTGCCTGACGCAAGACACCTGCTGACGAGGTTTGAACTCACTGAGGCCCAGCTCCAGCAGATCGAAGAGGCGGCAGCAGGCGAAACGCTGACGATGGAAATCGGGCAAGTTGCTGCACCGATGGAAGAAGCGCCTTCGGGCTTGCTGACATCCGACGAAGAACTGGCGGAGGAGCTGAAGAAAACGAAAGCCCGCCTGATCGATGAAGGTCAATACGTCGAAGGCGACCTGCTGCGCCGAGCCACAGCACTGGTCGCCAGCCTCCAGGGCAAGCACGAGGGAAGAAGGCTGGACGTCAATCGCGATGGCTTTGAACTGGTGCTGGAGCCAGAGGAGGTTCCCGCCGTCAAACGCAAATTGGAAGACCTGCCGCGCCTGTATGTCGAAGCCAAGAAAGGGGCTTATGACACCAAGCACAAAGCCATGGAGCATTTCATCGAAGTAACGAGGAAACAACATCTGGATCAAACGTCGATCAGCGACCGAGAAAAGCTGATCAGCGATCACCAAAAGAAAGGAAGGGAGAAACGCGGAAAGAAAGCCTGGAAGGATTCCACCTTCATGACGAATATGCGTCACCTGAACTCACTGTTCAAATGGGCGGTGGACATGCAATACATCGAGAAGAATCCAATTCAAGGATGGTCGAACGTATGGATACCAGAGAAGTCAGAGACAGACGAAGAAGACGACAGCAAAGGATTCACAGTTGATCAAATCAGGAAGATCGACAAGATCATCACCAACGGCGTTTTCGATAATTCAGAAGACTTACATTTGTGGACTCTGCAACGATGCTTCGGAGGGCGCATCTCAGAGTTTGCTGGCCTTCGGCACTGTGACTTCAGAGAATTCAAAGGGCGAAAGTGCATCCATATAGTCAGACACGAATTACGCTCATTGAAAAACAACAAGACCAAAAAGATCTTGCCAGTCCCACCTTGCATTGAGTGGATTTGGGACATGTATGCAAGCGATCAAACAAGCGTAATTTGGCCGAAGTTCATGACCCAACGAAAAGACAAAATGGGTAAGACGAAAACAGACTGGGCAACTACATTTGCTGGAAATCTTGCTCGTTGGATGAAGAAATTCGCGCAAGACAACAACCTCGATAGAGAATTCCAGAACGAATACTGGACAACGAAGGTTTACAGACGGTCGATCGGATCAATCCTTAGAGACCTAACTGGAGAAGACCACGTGAGCAGAGACCACCTCAACCTCCTGCGAGGACATGCCGACGGCTCCATCGCAAGGATCTACGACGACCCAGAAGTAAGGCAGGTCGCCAGGGCTGCCGAGATCTACGCGAGGGTCACAGGCTTCGACAAGATTGCCCTGGCTATGGGTGAGTCTGAGTGTCTGACTGTCTGATTAAGAATGAAGAAGTAACCCGAACTTGAAGGGGCTGACGACAGGCAAATAAAAAGCGTCCGATTGAAGTCGGACGCTCAGACACTTGAACAATGGAGAGATCAGAATAAGTTTCCAAGCTTGTCCATTTCTTCGTTGATAAGCTTCGTCCGAAGTTCATGGTTGATCCAATAGCCAGGAAGCCTAATTCCACCAGGACATAGCCTTGCTGGTATCTTCTGACCAGGCTTCACCCATGGGATCTGAGCAATAGTGCGCCCCATCTGACCCTTGTTCTTTTCAGCAGTCGTTCGATCTCCCTGCCAAACTTCACTCCATAGCTCATCAAGCGTGAACCATTCACGCTGAGGGTTTGAACAGAACTGAGAAGTTTCCTTGAGCATTGCAACCTCTTGCAAGTAACGAGCATTGTCGTCATCAGCGAGATTGACCAGATGTG
Coding sequences within it:
- the cutA gene encoding divalent-cation tolerance protein CutA, which gives rise to MIEESGLVLALTTETNAERAQQLAEALLERHLVACVSIHPVQSFYCWEGALQVSHEVQLLMKTSAQHVDALRSAVSELHGYDTPEWLCWPVTASPAYRAWAIAELSSDASPPAA
- a CDS encoding precorrin-6A/cobalt-precorrin-6A reductase, translating into MQGPANDQRRVLLLAGTGEGPRLVQELYRRNWRVSVSVVTATAAKAYAGLPLERISIGALQGIVGMTGALHQSGPFRWVVDATHPFAARVSHDLVTACADLGQPLLRYERRLEPLGAASLLEDAEALAAQPLNDQRLLLAIGGRHLPALTAAVRRAGAIPYGRALPSPDGLRSALRAGLPPDHLAVVRPLQGEVPGAIERSLCRRWDIGVVLCRQSGGVTEQLWHQLTRELGLSLLLLRRPSPPDGVECVEDVSSLIDRLERD
- a CDS encoding single-stranded DNA-binding protein, which gives rise to MNHCVLEVEVIDAPTVRYTQDNQTPIAEMAVRFDPLREGDPPGELKVVGWGNLAQELQNRVQTGQRLLIEGRLRMNTMPRGDGMKEKRAEFTLARLHPIGAAATGAPASGNPSAPAPSRQAPAAAPTKVAKEPEPASWNAAPLVPDTDDIPF
- a CDS encoding DUF2854 domain-containing protein, giving the protein MKDFFSPGSLVTIAGGVLTVIGATAYATGSANLSLPTIFYGIPILLGGLALKSSELPPAIRITPIKTFQKEREAAAPELGKLLGDVTRWRYGQKAHLESSLEALKLWDEDTPPQLEEIEELHSDSGYGLRMRFLLGAVPLERWQERQERLGRFFAKGMRAELKELDQQRLDVLLLPAGDV
- the argB gene encoding acetylglutamate kinase — translated: MAESTQNNDDALRVSVLSEALPYIQRFAGRRIVIKYGGAAMAHAELRAAVFRDLALLACVGVQPVVVHGGGPEINQWLQRLEIPAEFRDGLRVTDADTMDVVEMVLVGRVNKQIVNGLNQLGTRAVGLSGSDGSLVEARPWGDGSHGLVGDVARVNPDVLEPLLEKGYVPVISSVAATPDDGQAHNINADTVAGELAAALDAEKLILLTDTPGILEDRDDPDSLIRKLRLSEARQLIEDGVVAGGMTPKTECCIRALAQGVSAAHIIDGRVPHALLLEVFTDAGIGTMVVGSG
- a CDS encoding DUF3153 domain-containing protein, with product MSEQDAALDLSEAEAALERGDYGLGLELLLPLAEQHPINSPEGPGLRLLMITAWMGQGQDDKAIATCRLLSRCRDPKLRQQAKQLLGVLEAPSLDRPESWSMRMPQLELNGSGSGQTSTMRRRRSRRPEPPPPPPTGPTRSPGAGFAVLVMAVLLGITLLLSGCVQIEADLDLRGPDRLALTWDMRSTQERPLPWQEQFERDLQREVPGLKIEQTGPGRQKISSRVVSSHELAQQMAAVVAVAGRAAGVSLPAPVLKLEERNWLLGVQQRLQLMVDLNDLPEIPGLDVHLSLNHGRVERTALSGTTTEVSWQGWRWNPLGLGAVVILMLLTSSMVLQVVRRKLGFGFPELPS
- the priA gene encoding primosomal protein N'; the encoded protein is MKSSEVRKVLSHFQRCVEVWLEVGREGRSFSYAADPTMGLMPGDLVRVRLRGRAMHGLVVAEREWAEQDAHELQPVESLLQRAAVDSEWYSWLERVADRCHLSVFRTLKAALPAGWIGQAGQRSLAGGRQMWWIQARVTPDAVDQPTPRQRELLAWLEGQGNGVWQRDLVAGGFGAQLLPPLIQQGYLQREQRRFEDKVSSDGAGSKECPQALTAEQQAVVDAYQQLSPGRGLLLWGITGSGKTEVYLQLAAQELERGRHVLLLTPEIGLIPQLVDRCHKRFGSRVVEYHSGCGNAERVRTWRRCLADEQPLVVVGTRSAVFVPLKPLGLVVLDEEHDSSYKQDAPMPCYHARDLALDRVVMQQARLVLGSATPSLESWIQSGPEGALTLVRLTERISRQALPPVHVIDMRHELAEGHKRLVSRALMDRLAALPEQGEQAVVLVPRRGYSPFLSCRSCGEVVMCPHCDVALTVHGGQGGRQWLRCHWCDHREDLENRCSHCGSTAFKPFGAGTQKVLELLSQELEGLRLLRFDRDSTGGRDGHRRLLDRFAAGEADVLIGTQMLAKGMDLPRVTLAAVLAADGLLHRPDLRAGEQALQLLLQLAGRAGRGERPGQVLVQTYTPEHPVIQHLVDGRYEAFLSQEVALRKEAGLVPFSRACLLRLSGDSPSTTATAAAVLAERIRPICQRQSWWLLGPAPAPVARVAGRSRWQLLLHGPAGSSLPLPPGQALWDGLPKGVALTVDPDPQQL
- the rpoD gene encoding RNA polymerase sigma factor RpoD; protein product: MTPAATKAAKPNIVLLANADGKVKEVAKDSDKEAKKAPARRRTSKASAKDLSAAADELLAAADQAKPSGTTKKAAAKSTKAKTTTKKATTKKKSTKASTAKAAASKPTAEEKAKTAAAEKEAKAKALASIKIGPKGVYTEDSIRVYLQEIGRIRLLRPDEEIELARKIADLLYLEELASQFESDNGREPDNKEWAALVEMPHIRFRRRLMLGRRAKEKMVQSNLRLVVSIAKKYMNRGLSFQDLIQEGSLGLIRAAEKFDHEKGYKFSTYATWWIRQAITRAIADQSRTIRLPVHLYETISRIKKTTKVLSQEFGRKPTEEEIAESMEMTIEKLRFIAKSAQLPISLETPIGKEEDSRLGDFIEADIENPEQDVAKNLLREDLEGVLATLSPRERDVLRLRYGLDDGRMKTLEEIGQIFDVTRERIRQIEAKALRKLRHPNRNGVLKEYIK